The genomic stretch AATTCTCTCTCGGTAACTTCCCGAACACTTCGGTTTCCCCATCACGCGGCCTCCTTCTCTTTCTCTCGCACAGGACCTCCATTGATGGAGAGGAGGATCCATGGAAAAGATTTCTGCCCAACCGGAGATCGACTACATGAACAAGGATTGGTTGCAACGTTGTGCCACGGATCAGAGCGAATTCGCACGGTGGAGATCGAGTTCAGATGCGAAGACGTGGGCTTGGCGCCATGGTTTCAAATCAATGTCGAAATTTTTGACGGCCTATAAAAGCTTGGCGGCATGGTTGCTGTGCTCATTGTCTCTTTCCTGTAGTCCTCCTTCTCCTACCTCAAATCATGGCGCACGTCGACCTCAACGAGCCCATCGACTGGGATGATCTGGATGATTTCGATGGGGAGGCCAGGGAACTTGCGGGAGATTTTTTCTTTGAGGTGGACAGCGATGGAGGTAAACCTTGGTGTTTTGTGAGCAGATGATTTTGTTCTATTATTTGAGTTGGAGACTGAGTCGATTCTTACAAGTTTCTGTTTTGTGAGCAGATGAGGATAGCAACGTTGATCACCCACGGCAGATGTTGGACTTGAATTCATCCACGACGGAGGGGAACGGTCGAGGACGACGTACTCTCGGCCTCACCGGTCTGCGATCAGCTCAGAGGTGGAACTCTGAGGTATCGGGCGGCGGACATGGTCTAGGCCGTGGCCCGCTGTACGTGGGCGAGACAAGCAGTGCAGCAGCAAGCCGTGGCGCAAGCTCGCCGTGGCGCACAGTTCGCGGGCGACGGAAGCTGCGACGGAGCTCGCCGTGGCGCACAGTTCGCGGGCGACGGAAGCTGCGACGGAGCTCGCCGTGGCGCACAGTTCACGGGCGCCTCTAGCGGCAACGATACTGGCCATGAGGGAGGTGACGGCGAGGCTCAACTCGTGCCCTTCCCTCTCTTCGACGGCGTCTTCATGTTCACTAGTCTCTCCGTCGCCGCACGAGCCCGTGGACGTGCTGGGCACGGAGCTGCTGGACGAGGCGGTCATGGGCGTGGACGCGGAGCTCCTGGGCGCGGAGCAGCAGGACGAGGCGCTCGTGGGCGTGGACGCGGAGCTCCTGGGCGCGGAGCAGCAGGACGAGGCGCTCGTGGGCGTGGAGCTCCTGGGAGGGGACGCGGTGGCCGTGGAGGTGCCGATGGTGGCCATGACCAGGAGACCGATGGGCAAGATCGGGAAGCTGAGCAGAACGGAGGAGAAGATAGCGATGGTGCAGGTACTGTTCGTTTGCATGGATTGTTCGTTTGCATGTACACTGTTCACAGTTTGCTGTTTTCAGAATCATGTCCGTTTTGCATATTAGTAGATCATGTCGAGTTTGATCATGTTTTTTAGAatcaaaattttcagattaaCAGAATAATAGATCATGTCCATCTGCTACTGTTTTTGAGAATCGAAATTCTAAGTTTACAGATTAATAGATCATGTTATATCATGTTgatcattctactgtttttaaatttttttatctAATCCTCACGGAAACGGTACACACCATTGTCATCAAGATAGATGTTCGGATGGTGAATGTCGAACATGACATCAAATATGACTTGCTCACCGTCTGTGAGAAATTCATACTCACGCACTACTTCTCCATCCAACTCCGCAACACCGTCGAACTCCGCAACACCGCCCATGTCCGCAACACCGTCCAACTCCGCAGCACCGTCCATATCCACAACACCATCCATCTCCGCAGCACCGCCCATCTCTGCAACATCGTCCATCTCCGCAACAATGTCCATATCCGCAGCACCATCCATCTTCGTAGCATTGGCAATCTCCGCACCAATATCATCTGAAAGTTCGTTATCTAGGTTGTCCATCCACTCCACGAAAGTACTATGCACATCATTAAGCCACTGCATACAAAAATTACAACTAACTTAGCATACATGTTCTTGAACATATGCAAATTGGAGAGATGACCAGAGGCTGGCATATGCAAATTGACGCTAGCACATACCTCCATGTTCATTGTGTGTTCCTCCCTGAATTCATTGTCCTGCAAGATGAATTGTTCCACGTCTAGGGTTGGGATGCCCTGCACCCTCGGTAGGGTTCCGCCATTGCCGGTCATGGCCAGGTCGCTGCCCATGGCAGGAACACTAGAACCACAACCTTCCTCCATCGCTCGGACGGCAGGGGAGACCAGGAACACGGCAGCtagcgccaccaacgccgcccccaccaccatGAGCGCCGCCGCCCTTTGGAACCGAACTGCCACAGCCGCCATCAGCATGGGGAGATCTCCGCAAGAAGAAAAGAATGGGAGAAAGGGCAAGAGGAAGTGGGCGAGTGAAGGGGGAGAGGATCCCTGCCACGGCCACCATGATCTATAGGGAGTCTGCGAGGCGGCGACAGTAATTCAGCGCAGGAGTCGAAGAGAAAGGCGATTGCGCGTGTGACTCGAGGAGGAAGACGGGAGCGTGCGGCCTGGGATCGGAGGGGTAATTCGGGAAACCATCGGGAGGGAGAGACCTGGCGCCTTAAGCCTTGaccaaaaaacagaaaaaaaaaattacgCCTTATGCCCtgataaggagggagtagtaGATATCGTACCGTGTGTTAGAGGCCCTCCagcaaaaatgattttttttctacTACCTCGCGGTACTACGGTAGTACCTCCTAGTATGATCTCTACAATCCAGTCTGTGAAGTTCATTCGTCTTTATTCTTTGTTTCTTAAAGCGTGGAGAGGTCGTAAACTAACATGGGTGATATCACTGCCGACGTCACTTCTGTAGGTAAAGTTGCCTTTAAAAGAAGAATTTCCTAGTACCTCTAGTATGATCTCTACAATCCAGCCGGTGAGGCTCATTCGTCCCTATTCTTTGTTTCTGGAAACGTACCCCACAGTAATCTGGTAGTACCTCTAGTATGATCTCTACAATCTAGCCCGTGAGGCTCATTCGTCCATATTCTTTGTTTCCGGAAGCGTGGAGAGGCTATAAACTAACACCAAAACACATTTTCCTCTCGTGTCTGGTCTCTGCCTCGTGAACTTGGGCGGCGAATGTGTATGGCGCTGTAGGCGTGaccggccggcggcggaggtcAGACAGACTCCATCTCTTCTCCTCTTGGCTGCGCGTGGTGAGCAGGTCAGCAGGGGCTCGCGCTCGCAGTCGCAGGTCTCTCCATCCCTCCGGGCTCCATCTCTCCGGGCTCCGGCCGTCCGACGAACCATCTCCCAGTCTGCAAGTCTCACTACTGGTAATTTTAGAATTGGGGGAAATTCCTAGCTACGTTATAGATTTAACAGCAAATCGAAATTGTTGGTCACAAGTTGTTGTTTCCTTGTGCATTTAGAAAGTATCGATGTGCAACGGAAAAACCATTGATTCACTTTACAAAACAAAGATAGGGGATGTGAAGCTGATGAACTGGTTGTTACTTCAATTTGAACagcaaattcatgaagagcaggtCTATCAAACTTAAACAAATGAAGTTTTATTCTGTTGCATTGAATCTTTGGAGCGGGATCCAGCCCTACGTCCACGGATTTTGTGGCCGGGATCAATCTAATTATATAAGTTTCTCAAAATGCTACAGATTTCAGCACTGGCCGTTGCCATCAGAGAGTATCCTGCATTCATTTGCCATGTATGAATACAGTTAACATTTTAGCATCATTTTATCTCACTGTTATATATGTTGATTTTTTCCAAGAGGTGAAGATCAATCATGAAGGGTAGCATGGTGTACCTTATTACTCTTCTGCTTGTCGGGTGCATTGCTGCGGCCGGAGAGTGTAAGCATGTCATTGTTGGCGTATCGTATATATTCTTGCTGCTACTATTGTTTATCCTGAAAGATGGAACCGTTTCCGGTAGCTCTATGACGGGTTTTTATATATGAGTAGGTCAATTTGTTGCACTGACAGACGCCATATATCTAATGCAACAGGTCGTCCGGAGGCCAGAGGAAGCTACCGACATGGTCATGCCATGACAAGCACTGCTAATGTTAACTCATCATTGGGAGAGAGCGAGATTTCCCTAAGAATGTGTGGTGAGTTGGACTGTAAGACCAAAGGTCATAACTGGAACGAAAATTGTTACTGCTGCTTCACGAAGCCGGACGTTCCATGTTGGCACACCATGGCAGAGTGCCACGCGAACTGCCCACCATGCAACCCCAAGTGCGGGTCTAAAACGGCGACGGAACTACATGTGTGAAGAAAGGGAATAATAATGTGTGCTAAATTCTTCGGTCTGTGTTTTAATTTTATCAGCGAACTTCCTTTTGATGTGTATTTTGTTTGATTTGATCTGGTATGCTCTAATTAGTTTATCAACCTCTTTATGATTGGGTGAATCTGAACCCTGTAACTTTGTTCTCTCGATCCCTCTGGAACCCtttgttcctttttttttttttgcatggagaACCCTTTGTTCCTTGTACATAGCATgttgtaagagcatcttcaacggGCGCCGAGTAACCTGGGGTGCTTAAAAATTTATTGGGCCCCCTCTTTTGTTGTttttagacgcggtggctgcatcATTTTTAGATGTTCAAAAATATAGCATGTGGCCCGAGCGCTTTTCGAGATGCCCAAAAATACAGCGCGTCAAACAAGATTTAGTGCAAATTCCGCTCGAACAAAGATCAAACAGAGACACTAAAATAGATTAAAAAGTGGATATATTCCATATATGATAAACTTAAAAGAGTGCAAAAAAACTAAAATACACGATAAAATAATCTAAAACCTAAATATAGTAGTCAATCTCGAAGTCGGAGTCCGACGAACTTGACATGGTAGACGAAAATAGATCCATCCACCGGGGATCGTTCTCCTGAATGGTGCTCGGGCCTTCCAACTGCGCCAGGATGAACGCCTTGCGTGCTTGCCCCGCGGCCTTGCGCTCTGCCCATTGTTGCGTGAAAAAGCTCCCTCCCGTCAACGCCATCTTGGGGGAAGTTCTCGTGCCACGCTGCCATGGCGAGTCGGCGATGCCTCTCCTCGTTGGTGATGAGGCGTGGCGGGGGCGCCAACATCTCCTCTTGAGCGCCGGATGTGATGTCATGGAAGTTGAGGTCGTGGCGCGGACGGTTGAGCTGCCATGCCGCCGCATCATAGGCGTGCATGGCCTCGTTGAATGGATATAGTCGCGACTAGAGGGCCAGACCACTTGTTCATCGGCACGACGTTGGGCTCACGAAGAGGCCTTCTGGGGCGAAAAAGCCGGCGCCGGAGGAATTGATCGTGAGGACACCGTGCAGTTCAGGAGCGCGGACACGCCGGCGCCCGCGGGGTTGAACGATGATGGGAGAGGCGGCACGGCGGGAGTTGGGGATGCAGCGCGGATCGGCCGGGATTTGGGGTTGCCGAGAGTCGTGGCCTCTGGGTGGGCAGCCCTGTGTGCGTTTGTGCTACGTAATTAAATTTTTTTCGTTACTGAGAATTAGCTTAGGGTTCAATGGATTCCAGATCCGTTCGATCTGCTCTATGATTCGTGCTTGTTTCTTCTTCCCTGGTGAGGAAGGTGCGACCCAGAGCTGACAGCAGCGCGGCTGCGACTACGATGGAGTCACGGAGGCAATGGAGGGGAGGAAACAAACTTAGGGTGAGGATGTGTgtctggtggtggtggggggagggggagggggaggggaaggGGGAGGGGCCGGAGTGGCCAGCAGTCCGGCCAatgatggttgcaggggaggcagGAGAGGAGCTACGCTGGCCAGAGTTAGAGATCGCCAGAGGTGGAAAATATGGTCGGGCTTGACAGAGAGTTAACTCTTAGTTAACTAAGTACTAGAGTGTTCCCTCAAAAAAAACTAAGAACTAGAGAGTCCTGATGTTTTTTTACGGTTTGATTTGGACTTAGTACAAACCAAGTAGATATCGTACTGTGTGTTAGAGGCCCTTCagccaaaatgatttttttctaCTACCTTGCAGTACTACGGTAGTACCTCCTAGTATGATCTCTACAATCGAGCTCGTGAGGCTCATtcgtccttgttttttgtttctgGATGCGTGGAGAGGTATAAACTAACATGGATGACATCACTGCTGACGTCATTTCTGTAGGTGAAGTTGCCTTTAAAATGAGTTTTTCGTAGTACCAGTATGATCTCTACAATCCAGCCCGTGAGGCTTATTTGTCCCTATTCTTTGTTTCTGGAAACGTTGAGAGGGCATAAAGTAACAACAAAACACATTTTCCTCTCGTGTCTGGTCTCTGCCTCGTGAACTTGGGCGGGCGAATGTGCATGGCGCTGTAGGCGTGACCGGCCGGCGGCGGACGTCAGACAGACTCCAATCTCTTCTCCTCTTGGCCGCGCGTGGTGAGCAGGCCAGCAGGGACTCGCGCTCGCAGTCGCAGGCTGGCCCTGGCCCGCATCCATCTCTTCCGGGCTCCGGCCGTCCGACGAACCATCTCCCAGTCTGCAAGTCTCACTACTGGTAATTTTAGAATTGGGCAAATCCTAGCTACGTTATAGATTTACCAGCAAATCGAAATTGTTGATCACAAGTTGCTGTTTCCTTGTGCATTTCGAAAGTAGCGATGTGCAACGGAAAAACCATTGATTCATTTTATAAAACAAAGATTGGCGAATGTGAAGCTGATGAACTAGTAGTCCCTGAACCTGAACTCCTGAAGACCCCCTACATGTTCAGCCCCCTCTTTTGTTACTTCATTTTGAACagcaaattcatgaagagcaggtCTATCAAACTTAAACAAATGAAGTTTTTTTCTGTTGCATTGGATCTTTGGAACAGGATCCAGCCCTACGTCCACGGATTTTGTGAACAAGACCAATCTAATTATATAAGTTCCTCAAAATGCTACAGATTTCAGCACTGGCCATTGGGTACATAAAAGCAAAAGGTATATCAGTTTATACCCTTATTTATCTTTTTTTGTATAGATCACGAATCAAAATGTATATAGTGAAAATTTATACGTACATAGGTCACATCCGTATGTACGTATACAAAGAAATAAGAATGTTTTGTTGCTTTGAAACGGTGTTCAGTTTCTTAAAAAAATTGGGCTCTATGGAGCTCAGGATCAAAATTAGGTTTACACATATTTTACTCTTCTTTTGTGAATGGTGACTTATCTCATCGGTTAATCTCCAGATTTGACTAACCTGACACATTGCGCGCATATGGATACCTCGCCTGATGCATAGAGTAACTAATCCCATAAATGAACTGATTGCTaggtcaataaaatataacttGGTGCATGGCACCGTATCAAATCTTGCCGTGTACGCATTCATAATCAGGAGTATCTCACATAATGCATATCTGTGTAATGTTCTCATTGTGCAGTTCACATATAATTAGGAGCATCTCACATAATGCATATGTTTGATGTTCTCGCATAATCGATATGAGTACTATCTTTGTGTGATCTGCTCGTACAGACATCGTTTCATCTTGTAGGTGTGACATGTAATGTAGGATATATATctaactctacctctctctctctctcttatagTTCATCCGAAAATGACCCTTCTCTGGTGAACTTCATTAGATCGTTCCGGAGTTGAAGATCGAACATGAAAAGGAGCAGCCTTGTGCACGTGATTACTGTCTTGTTCATCGTTTGCCTTGTGCTGCTTGGACAATGTAAGCATTCCATCATTATCATATTGCATATCTATTCTTGCAGCTAGTTTATTTTCTTAAAACAAATGTTGCCTAACATGTAATGTTAATTTCATTATATGATAGGTCGTCCTGAGACTAGAAGAAACTACCAAGACAGTCATGTTAATGCTACTATCGTGGGTTCCTCACTGGATGACAGCAGAATTGCTACGAGATGGTGTATCCCAAGGGATTGCAATGACAAAAGTGAAGGCTTCACGGAAGAGTGCTATTGCTGTGTCTCACTGCCAGACATGCCGTGTTGGGCTGTTGGCGTACCAAGAATCCCAAGAAAGACTGCCAAGAATATTGCCCAATCTGCAACCCCAACTGCCCGTATGAATCAGCAGTGGAATCACATGAATAAGAGAATGCTTAGTAATCATGTTTGTTACTACAATATGAAGTGAGTTCAGTGATATTCGAATGAAATAAGATACTGATGCAGACAATATCTTTTCCACTAGCTTATCTCTATGTAAGTTCCAATAATAATAGCACGAGTTTGGCCCAAAATATTTGTTGGTATGAAGTTGACTTGTTCTTATGTTTCGATGGTAGCCAAATTCATCCTACTGATTTATTTTATGGTTGCTAATTTTGGGTATTCTAATGTCTTCCTTTTGCAGACTCTGTTTTCTTTTATCAATATATTATTACAGTGCTGCATATTATTCGCATGTGCATCGGCAGCTATCTGCAAGCATAAACCCCAATTTTCCTGGGATCTGGCTCGACCAGCAGTGGACGCACCGCCAGTTCTACCAGGATAGATGATCCAACCCGTGGATGAACCCTTTGCTCCGGCTGTGCAAGAAACCCATCTGTTTTACTCTCCATGTTGAAGTAGTAATAACTAATAACTCGCGCCTTAAGCAAGGGAACGGATGATCCGATCGTTAGCACTGTTAAGATTCGTTTCAGACTGAATAAGGTGCCTTGGTCTATTTGTTGCTCGTGAGCTGCCAAAGTACATGTCTGGCTGGAGAAATGATATTGTCATATTGCCGCATAATCCTATTAATAAGCTTCATGTTGTGCTGGGAGGTCGAGGTGTATTACGTGAGCTTTCTAGCAAAGAGTAAAAAAGATACAACCTGCTGGCGGATCTGTGCAGTCATTTTATGAAATGTTAAAACACTTGCAAGGCAAATGTGCAAGATACGGCAGTACAAGTTTCCACAAACCAAGTTAACAAGCGCACAAACAAACGAGTGTTACATTCCTTGTGTTTCACATTTCAAATcgtgtcatcaacaccgaaccttACTAAGAAATCTAGAATTAACACACGAGGAGTTACTACTATTACATAATGTTAAAGAAGCAGTTAAGAGCCAACGACATGCTTCTCATACAAGGCGACAATTTCCTTCTTGTTGGGATTCTTCAACTGCAGCAACTGGGCACCAAACCCTTGCTTGGTGAGCTCCTGCTTCAGTTTCAGCACAGTGAACTTGGTGTAATCTTCAGTCTCtgtctcctccacctgctggctcCCATTGTCATTATCTTCTCCGAAAAATACAGATCCACCATCctccgtgtgattgttcttaaacGGGCTTGTTGTGCTCTTCGATCTTTTCCTTCGCCTCCCGGagttgtcatcatcgacatccATATAATGGACAGACTCGGTAGCTTCGCCCCTCGTGCGCCTTGAGTAAGAGGCCTTAACCTTGCTATCAAGTGCAGTTTCATTGAGTCGAACAGATGTCAGCTCCTGCTGGAGCATATCCAGCTTGCCTTGAGTTGCTTGCAGCTGCAGTGACAAGGCCTCAGCCCTCTTGTTGGCTTCAGCACAAGCTTCACGTTCTGTTTCCAGCAAACTCTCAAGCACTTGGACCGTGCTAGATCTCTGCTGATTATTCTGTTGCAGCATCTCCCCGATCTGCTTTTCCCTCTCATCAACCCTTTCATCAAGCATTGTGACCTTGGATATAGCATCCAACTCAGACTGACGAAGTTGCTCCATTTcttccaacatcttatttttctctCTTTCTAGACTTTCGACCTGTCTCTCCATTCTTTCTATTTTGGCCATTCTCTCCATTGCTAGTCGTTGTGCTTCGCCCTTATCTCTCTGTGCAGCAGCAGCTTCTACACGAGCTAAGTCAGCCAATTCTACTGCTCGTTTAGCCTCCCTTTCAGCTTCCTTGCACCTCCTGTCTGCCTCGTCGAACTTTTTGCACTCTGATAGGAACTTCTCTTGAAGATGATTCTTTTCTTGTTCAAGGATCTTAACTTCCTTCGCATGTGATTGAGCTTCAGTTTTAATAGACTCCAAATTATCAGTCAATAATCTGATCTCGCCCTTCAGAGCCACCGACTCTGACTCGTAAATCTTCAGCTTTCCTTCAGTAACCTGGATTTGGTCATCATAGAGATGAACTGTTATTATCACATATGAGGGTGGGAGGGAGGGAGGAAGGGGCAAAGAGTGGTACCTGAAGCCTCGAGGTCAAACTTGTAGCATTAACTTCAGTTTGGTTAATTTTTGCATTTAACCTTGCTATTTCTTCCTCCTGATGATCAAACAGTAGAGACAAATGTAAGGAAACAGGCACCTGTTAGACCTAAAAGGTAGACGCAACTGTGAGGATCAGGAGAAAGGATTTACCTTTTCGTGCAGTTGATTAGCAAGTTCTGCCCTCAGTGCATCTTCCCTTTCTTGCACTTTCATGTTTGTGCGTTCTTGGGCAACAGCTGCTTTCTGAAGAGCTGTTTTAGCCTCATTGGAAGCAAATTCATATTTACGTTTCCACTCTGCAGCTTCCTCTTGAGCAGACTCGGCCTGCTCCCGTATAGCAGATAATCTGCCCTCACTGATATTCGTCCTAGACTCAAGAGAAGCAATTTGAGACTTTAACTTGCTTTCATCTGCCTTCTGCTGTAAAATGTTGCGATCATATTTGCTCTTCCAATCAACAGACTCTCGTTTTGCTTGTTCAAGAGCAGAAGACAAGCTCATACAACGTTCTTCCAACTTGCTACCCTTGTTCTGAAGTTCAGCCATTCTAACAGAGTAATCCTTTGAAAGTTTCTGCTTATCATTAACAGATTCCTCATATCGCCTTAAATACTGAGCTCTGTGCGTCTCACTTGCCTCAAGCTGCTTCGTGAGTAATGCTAACTTATCATCGCTTGAACTGCATTTCAGTCTCAGGGCGTTCCTTTCAGCATCTATACGCTCCA from Lolium rigidum isolate FL_2022 chromosome 4, APGP_CSIRO_Lrig_0.1, whole genome shotgun sequence encodes the following:
- the LOC124707136 gene encoding guanylate-binding protein 2 → MLHRLGLRGSPSAPADGASPSAAPAGNGGGAAGALGRPLRLVYCDDKGKFVMDPEAVAALQLVKGPVGVVSVCGRARQGKSFVLNQLLGRTSGFQVASTHRPCTKGLWMWSAPLKRTGLDGTEYNLVLLDTEGIDAYDQTGTYSIQIFSLAVLLSSMFIYNQMGGIDEASIDRLSLVTEMTKHIRVRASGGRSTASELGHFSPVFVWLLRDFYLDLTEDNRKITPRDYLELALRPVQGGARDVSAKNAIRDSIRALFPDRECFTLVRPVNNEKDLQRLDQLPLSTFRPEFTSGLDAFTKFVFDRTRPKQLGASTMTGPILAGLTQSFLDAINTGAVPTISSSWQSVEETECRRAYDSAVDIYNSSFNRKKTAEEDALREAHESAMNKAISAFNASAVGAGSARSKFEKLLQTSLRKSFEDFKRNTFLEADLQCSSRIQSMESKVRAACNRPDSKLDDVVRLLDGLLAEYESTSYGPKKWAKLASFLHQCLAGPVLDLFKKQLERIDAERNALRLKCSSSDDKLALLTKQLEASETHRAQYLRRYEESVNDKQKLSKDYSVRMAELQNKGSKLEERCMSLSSALEQAKRESVDWKSKYDRNILQQKADESKLKSQIASLESRTNISEGRLSAIREQAESAQEEAAEWKRKYEFASNEAKTALQKAAVAQERTNMKVQEREDALRAELANQLHEKEEEIARLNAKINQTEVNATSLTSRLQVTEGKLKIYESESVALKGEIRLLTDNLESIKTEAQSHAKEVKILEQEKNHLQEKFLSECKKFDEADRRCKEAEREAKRAVELADLARVEAAAAQRDKGEAQRLAMERMAKIERMERQVESLEREKNKMLEEMEQLRQSELDAISKVTMLDERVDEREKQIGEMLQQNNQQRSSTVQVLESLLETEREACAEANKRAEALSLQLQATQGKLDMLQQELTSVRLNETALDSKVKASYSRRTRGEATESVHYMDVDDDNSGRRRKRSKSTTSPFKNNHTEDGGSVFFGEDNDNGSQQVEETETEDYTKFTVLKLKQELTKQGFGAQLLQLKNPNKKEIVALYEKHVVGS